GCGCGATGGCGCCCGTGCCGCCGTTGACGCCGATGTCACCGCCAGCGACCGTGCCCACGAAGGTCACGGGGAAAGACCAGTCCTGCCCCTGGCCATCGTCGAGATCGTGATTGACGATGCGCCAGCACTGCATGGTGCCGTCGGCAAACTTGACATACTCACCGCTGGCGTTGCTGCCGCGCTCGATGATCTTACCGGTGGGCGTGCCGGCAGTCTGAGCGACCGCGCCCACCACCCCCGTTTCCTGCGTGACGATGCGGTGCCAGAGAATGCTGTTGTCGCCCTGCTGCTCGCCGATCCACGCGAAGCACTCGGCCTGGGTCGACCCATCCCGATAGACGAGAAACCGACGCCGACCCGTGAAGTTCTTATGGGCCAGCATCGAGTAAGCGTAGGGCAGGCTTTCCGGGCCGCCGGGCTGCGTGGTCCCGCCGAAGGAGTAGAACCCGTTCTGCATGTCACGGTCACTGAGGTTGTCGCCGCCGGAAAGGGCTGCCGCGGTGTCGCCAAGGCCGAATGCGCCGACCTTCATCAGCTTTGTGAGATCATGATCGACGTCATCGCTCTGCACGGCGCTGCCGGTGATCGGAACGTCCACCCGCATCTCCGAGGTGGTCAGCAGCACGCGGCGAATGCCGTTGGTGGCGAGGCCCATCTGATTTGCAGCGGCGCGATAAAGGCCGGTCGATGTGTTGCTGAGAAAGCTGATCGCCGGCGCCCCGGCCGAGCCATCGCCGAAACGGCCGGACAGAGCGCCGTCGATATGCCCGTTGATCGTGGAGACGCCGGATTGAAGCGCATCATAGGCCGCTTTCAGGAACCCCTTGATCGGCACGATCTCATAGCTCTGCCCGCTCTGCGTCGATCCCGTGAAGTTCCGCGCCAGCGTCAGCTCCGTGTCGCTCACGATGGCTTCGATCTCGTAGCCGTCACCATTCAGGAGCCTGAACTCCTCCCCGACTTTGGCGTTCGCGACCCATGCGGTGCCGCTTCCGGTCACCGTGTTGCTGCCAGTTGAGACCGACACAGTGCCGGTTCTGTACCAATTTGCCATGATTGCTCCTTTCGCTTCAGCGCACGATGGCCCGCACGTCGATCAGCAGATTTCGGATATTGTTCTGGACCGGCTCGGCGTTGTCTTCGGTCTGCAACAGCAGCCGCATATCCAGCGTGCCAGCCTGAAGCATGTCGGTTTCGTCCAGCAGCTGAATGGGGTCGAACAGAGATCGGCGCTGCCAGCTCGACTCGGCGTCCCAGTTCAACAGCGTGTGCCAGGTCACGCCATCGGTTCTGACCTGAGTTTTCAGGTAGGTGTTCTTTTCCCCGCCAACTTCGCCGGAGGCGGTGGCGTATCTGAGATCCGCCCGAAGCATCAGCGTATAGAGGATCTCAGGCGCATACTCTCCGATGCCCAATTCCTCCCAGATGATCGTTTCATCCGAAACCTGAGCGCCATCCGCGTAGAGACGCGCCCGGGCGCCATTGGAAACCGCGCCGTCGACAATCGAATCCCGGGTGATCAGGCTGTTAAACTCGGCGTCGCCAGCCGTGGTGATACGCCAACCGCTTACTCCCGAAACGAAATCGTCGCTTTCAAGCCCACCGCCGAACACCGCAAGCCCGGATGCGGAGAAACTGCCCGTGTCGAGGTGGCCGACATTGATCGCCCCGCTCGCAATATTCAGCGTGTCCACCGTCAGGTTCGTGATGAAACCGTTATCGACCGCAAGGCTGTTGATCACCGCCTGGTCGATCTGCGTCAGACCGGTGATCTGCACATAGTCGGCGGCAAGCCGATAGGTCACGGTCGCGCCGGTCGTGCCGTCCGCGACGCTCACCATCTCCATGACGTTCTGGTCATTCAGCCGCCAGACATAGCCGGCCTCGATGCCGCCCGCCTGCGCATTGGCGAAGGCCGTCGCCGAGGCCATCGCCGTCAGGCTGCCAAAGCTGGCCGATATCTCCTGCTCGACAGCGGTCACCGCCTCGGCAGAGGTCACATAGGCGCCCTCGATGGTCGTCACCCGCGCCTCGACGGACCCGACAGAGGCTTCGAGCCCGGAAAGGCTCGAGGCCTGCGCGGTGAGCCCGGTCTCGGTGTCCTTCACCCGCGTGTCTATGCCCGCGATGGCCGAGGCATTCCCGGCAACGCCCATCTCGGCGCTCGACAGGTCAGACTGCAACTGCGTGATCTCCGAGGCCTGCGAGGTGATCGTGCCCTCGGCGTTCGTGACACGGCTGTCGAGATTGGAGATCGCCGACGCCTGTCCAGTGAGATTGCTTTGGGCGGCGGTCAGCCCGCTCTGCAACTGGGTGATCTCACTCGCCTGCGAAGTGATGGTCCCTTCGGCGTTTGTGACGCGGGTATCGAGCGAGGCGAGTGCGAACCCATTGGCATCGACACCATTGGCCACATCCGAAACATCGGCTTGCAGGGTGATCAAGCTCTGCGAGATCGAGGAGATCTCCCCCTCTGCGTCGGTCACCCGCGTGGACAGGTTCGACAGACCGGTGGCCGTCGCGGCGATGTTCCCCTCGGCCGTGGTCAGGTCGTTTTCCAGCGAGGTAATCGCCTGGCCTTGCGAGGTGATTGCGCCCTCCGCAGATGTGACCCGCGTATCGACCCCGGCGATTGCGGCGCCGTTCCCCGCGATATCATCTTCCGCCGCAGAGAGGCCCGATTGCAGGGTCACGATATCGCTGGCCTGAGAGGTTATCGTGCCCTCGGCATTGGTGACGCGGCTGTCGAGGGTCGAGAGGGCCGATGCGGTGGAGCTGATAGTCCCCTCTGCGGAGGTCAGATCGTTCTCCAGCGCCGTGATCGCCTGCCCCTGCGAAGTGATGGTCCCTTCGGCGCTCGTGACGCGCGTGGTCAGCCCGGAAAGCGCATCTCCGTTGGCGGCGATATTGCCTTCCGCAGCCGCAAGCCCGCTCTGGAGCTGCGTGATTTCGTTCGACTGAGAGGTGATCGAGCCTTCGACAGAGGTCACGCGCGTGTCGATTCCGGAGATCGCGGCGCCATTCGCCGAGATGGCCCCGGAAGCGACCGAAAGCGTCGCCTCCAGATTGTTGATCTCCGAGGCCTGCGCGGTGATCGTGCCCTCGGCGTTCGTGACGCGCGTAGAAACCTCGGTGATCGCAGCGGCATTGCCGGCAACCCCTGCCTCGGCATCGGACAGATCGGCGGTGAGCTGCGCGATGTCCTGCGCAAGCGCCTCGTCATGCGTCGCGCGGGCGGTGCGCTCCTCGACGATAGAGGCCTCGGCATCGGCCAGCGCCGCGCCCAGCACCAGACGTTGCGACGCCTCCGCCTCCAGGCCCTCCTCGACCCAGCTGCGCATCTGCTCGCCCGCAACGGCGATCCCCGCGCGCAGATCCTCCTGCCCCCGATGACGCTCCCACAGCTCGACAATGCCCAGCTCGGCAAGATCTTCCTGGTCGTCCCCGATATCCCGCACCGAGGCGGTCAGAACGGTCTGACGTTCGGCCTCCGCCTCCAGCCCGCCCTCGGTCTCGCTCACACGGGTGGTCAGATCGTCCAGAGCATCCGCCTGCGCCGCAACCGTGCCGCCGGTGGCGGTCAGATCGACCTGCAACTGCGTGATTGCCTCCGCCGCGGCTTCGGCGTCCGATGCGCGGGTCTCAAGCGTCTGCTCGATCTGCGCGACGCTGGTCCCTACCGCGCTGCGCAGCTGCGTCACATCCTCGACAATGGCCTCGTCCCGCTCGTTGATATAGGCCCGCAGATCCGCCCTGCCTTGCGCGTCGGCCACGCGGATCGCGTCGTCTCCCGAGAAACGCTCCCAGGTCTCGATGATCGAGCGTTGCAGGGCATCGTCGAGATCATCCGACAGCACACGGGAGGCCTCGACCGCGCTGGTGATCGCCGCCTCATCGGGAAAAGACGAGATCGTCTGTTCGGCGGCGGTCAGCCGGGCCTCTGTCGTATTGAACTCGGTATAGGTCACCCGGTCGGAGATCTGCCCTTGCAGGCTGTCCAGCGTCTGCGTGACCGTCGTCATGGTAACAAGCTCGCCCTCGACCGTGAGCGTATCGGCGAGCGTCGTGATCGTTCCCTCGACCGCATCGAGGGTGATCTCGGCGGTGGAGATCCGGGCCGAGAGATCGTCGATGAGCGGGATCTGCGTCGGGTCGAGCACCGCGTTTGCCACGGTCTGATTGACATAGGCGACGGTTGCGCGCGCCGATAGCTCGGCTTCCACGGCGTCGAGATTGATCTGCACGTCGCTGTAGCGGCCTTCCAGATGCTCGACCGCGACGATCCTGACCGTGCCGTCCTCGGGGCTGACATAGACGCCGGCGTCCCGGATCATGGTCTCCGTCGCAAACAGCCCCTCTCTGAGATCAATGAGGCGCTGCCAGATGTCATCCGTGCTGTCCTCCATGTCGTAGATGCGGGGCAGGACAAGATCGAGGCGGTCGCGTTCCATGTCGATCTGCGCCGAGAGCGAGACCGGCGCGGAGAGCGGGCCGAGCGCGGTCTCAATCGCGGTGATCAGCGGCGTCTGTTGCAGATAGACGTCCAGCGCCTCGAAGCTCGGAACACCCGCAAAGCTCGCCAGGATCGAGTCGCGCAACGCGCCAACCGTGCCCGTGGCATCCCCCAGCACCTCGTCATGCCGGTCGAACGCGGTGTCGATCCGCTCGCGCAGCTCATCCGCGATATCGCCGGCGGTCAGCCGCAGATCCGGCGCGGTCACCGGCAGCCAGTCCGACCAGTTGCGCAGATCCGGCGCGCCGGTCACGAAGCTGGCCCGGATCTCGTAATCGACGCCAGGCAGCAGCCCGTCCGAGAGGGTGATCGGGGTCTCCGATGCCTCGGCAAAACGACCCTGATGGATCACCTCTCCGGTCGCGGCCACGCGCAATTGCCAGGTCACGCGCACCGTGCGGTTGGTCGGAGCCACCCACGAAAGGCGGATCGCCGGGCGGCGGGCGGTGCCACTGTCATCGGCAATGCTGGCCGGAACGGCAGACACAACGATCGCAGGCGGCGCCGGTGCGGCTGTCGTCGCCGTGATCTCTGCGGGCGCAGCAACCCAGCCGCGCGTCTTTCCGGCCTGCCCATAGGTCCGGACCTCCACCAGATAGCTCACACCCTCGTCGAGTGCGCCGGTGAGCATGCTGTACTCACCCGCCGGCACGGCTTCACTATAGGTCCAGCCCGTTTCATCCTCGTCAGCCTCCCGCCAGCGCAGCTGCAGGGTGACCCCCTCAAGATCCGCGCGGGACGCAATGGGCGCCAACTGCACGGCGATGCGCGGGCGGACAGACAGGTCCGGGAGGGTGAGTTGTGTGAGGCTATTGGAATAAGCGGCGGTGATGACCGGCGCCGGCGGCAAGTCAGAGGCCGCGGGGCGCGGAATGGTGATGACCGGATCATAGGGCGGGATCTCGGTTGTGGCCGCGTCCAAAACATGCGGAGCAGCGTCCACCACCTCGATCAGCGCGGTTTCGTCCTGCTCCGGACGCACCGCCATCACCAGCATGTCGGCGCTGCTCTGCTCGGTCTCTTCGATGGCCACCAGATCTCCCACCGCTATGTCACCTTCGATCACCCCCACAGTCGGGGTCCAGATGCGAGCGTGCGGATCCACCGGCGAGGCCACGGCGAAGGCGTGAATGCCGGCGGTCACATTGCGCACCACCATCCGGAAGCTGGCCTGATCGAAGTCGAACACGTCATCCAGCGTGATGCTTGTGACGAGGCCATTCTCGACGGTCAGCGCCTTCACGCGCGCCTCACCAACGCCGATAAGGGGCACGTCATGCACCAGCCGGATCTTGTCGCCCTGCTGGATATGAATGCTCTCCCAGTCCGCCTTGAACGAATGTGTCTCAGGACGGTGCAGTGCCGCCGCGAGGTGGTAGCGACCAAGCCGGTAGGTGTTGCCCTCGTCCTCGTCATCGGCGGTCACCACGGTGCCGGGCAGTTGCAGGGTCTCAAGCTCGGTCGCGGTGTCCCGGGTGAACCCGTCCATCAAAACGAGCACTTCGTCTTCCTGCCATTCGAGACGCTCGGAACGGACCATGCAGCGGAAGCCGTGGATCTCGCGAGGGAATGTCAGCTTCGCGCGATAGTCCCACGAGTTGCGCGGCGTGAAGACCTGACGCACCGGCCCCGCCGCCCCGTCGCGCACGACGCTGTAATGCAGATCAGCCAGCGTGCGGCGGGCACGCCCGGCGGCGCAAATGATGTCGAGCACGTCCGCAAGCTGGGTCGCGGTGTCCACCACGTAATCGCAGGTCCAGTGTGGCTCCTCTGCCGCCCAGGCATAGAGCGCGGCAAGGTCGATCCGGTCATCCGTCACCGGGCGGCGCAGATGCGGCCCGCGCAGGGCCTGCGCGTAGATCCATGCCGGATGGCGCACCGGGCGCGGCTCGGTCCATTGCAGATTGCCGTCGAGCTCCGGCGCCAGCTGCTGCACGACGGCGTTGAGGCTGTCGATCCGCCCGTTGAGCTGGTCGTTGGCTTTAATGCGCAGGGCGATCTCGGCAATGCCCTCGTGGCTCGGCAAATTGCCGTCGCGCACCGAGCGGATCGCGGTGACATAGCCGGCATTCTGGTCGCCGGTGTCATTGTCGATCTGGTTGAGCCGCTCGACACGGATCGCATATTCGCCGGGCTCGGGGAACGAGATATCCTTGGTGAAGCGGATCAGCGTCGTGCTTTTGGCGCGGTAGGTCTCGCTGCCGGCATCGACCCAATCCGCCTCATTGACGCCGCCGGCGACGGGCTGCCAGGAAAAGCGAAACTGCGCCTCGTGCTTGTGGGTATCGCCGTCGTTGCTGTCATAGAGTCCGGAGGTGAAGCTGATATCGACGCTGGCCGAAATGCTCTCGTCGCGCGTGTAGCGCACAATCGGATCGTTCTTGTCTGGCAGGTCGTTATAGGCGTCCTCGGCGACATCGTTCGGATAGAGACGCATGGTCTCTGTCCCATAGCGCCAGCCTGTCGCCTCAACCTGATATGTCGCTTTGGCATTCGTCACAGTGGCGGCGTCGGCAAGGCCGGTGAGCAGCGCGAACTGGCTGGTGCCGGCCTCCGCCTGCAAGCTCACACCGGTCACCCGCAGGCGCCAGCGCCGGCGAATGCCGTCGGTTCCAAAATCCTCCGAGGTCCAGCTGACATCGCTGCTCACGGCGGCCCAGCTCTGCACCTCGGACCAGGTGTCACTGCCGACCTCGGACACCTCCAGCACCAGATCGAGGCTGGCGATGTCGCGTTGTGCCGTCACCGAGATCTCGAGAGACGCGCTGCGCGCCGCAGCCGCTGGCGTGAAGGTGTAGGCGTCCCCGACCTCGCGTAGCCGGGCTTTCGGCGTCAGTGACTCCTCGGAACGCGGCTTTACCAGCTCTGCCAGCTCGGGCATGGCCGCAAGGGTGCGGTCCTTGTCGATGTTGAGCATTTCCAGCTCAACGCCCTTGAACTCCCAGATCGGCGTGTTGCCGATGCGCAGATCCTCCAGCATCACCCCCGCATCTCCAGCCCAGCCGAAGGTCATGCGGGCGCGATAGTGGATATCCTTGCCCACGGTCTCGGAATAGCCCGAGGCGGTCAGGGTCGGAAACATACGGTGGCGGCCAAGCACCGATGGGTAGACGCCATAAGGGTTGGCCGCGTTGGCGGTGCCGGTGATCGCGTAGTTCTGCGGCCCGCCTGCCCCTCCCTGCTGCGCCGGCGGGATAAGGCTGTTGATCGCCAGCGAACCGACAACGGTGATCGCGGCCACGGTGAGGCTGTAGGCGAGGCCGGTCAGATGCAGGGCGCCAGCCGCCCAGGCCGCCGCCTGCGGCAGAGCAGCAGAGGCGATCAAAGCCAGCGATCCGGGATCGCGAACTGGGAATGCAACCTCGACGCGGGTTCCAGCCGTCGGACGAACCTTGCGCCACATGTCGATAGGCACAACCGACATCTCAGTGCCGCGGATGAGGCGCACCAGTGGAAGGCCGAAGCGCTCTGTTTCGAGATCCATCGCGCGCACGATGTCAGCGACGGTGGCACCACAGAGGATCTCGGGGCGCACAACGTCCCGGCGCAAAGGGTGCTTCTGGCCGACAACGTCGAGCAAAGAGGTATCATCGAGCACGATAAATTCCTTCGAGCTTTCCAATCCAGCGCATGCCGCGCCAGCAGTCCACGCGGCTTCCGCTATGG
The window above is part of the Salipiger abyssi genome. Proteins encoded here:
- a CDS encoding host specificity factor TipJ family phage tail protein is translated as MLDDTSLLDVVGQKHPLRRDVVRPEILCGATVADIVRAMDLETERFGLPLVRLIRGTEMSVVPIDMWRKVRPTAGTRVEVAFPVRDPGSLALIASAALPQAAAWAAGALHLTGLAYSLTVAAITVVGSLAINSLIPPAQQGGAGGPQNYAITGTANAANPYGVYPSVLGRHRMFPTLTASGYSETVGKDIHYRARMTFGWAGDAGVMLEDLRIGNTPIWEFKGVELEMLNIDKDRTLAAMPELAELVKPRSEESLTPKARLREVGDAYTFTPAAAARSASLEISVTAQRDIASLDLVLEVSEVGSDTWSEVQSWAAVSSDVSWTSEDFGTDGIRRRWRLRVTGVSLQAEAGTSQFALLTGLADAATVTNAKATYQVEATGWRYGTETMRLYPNDVAEDAYNDLPDKNDPIVRYTRDESISASVDISFTSGLYDSNDGDTHKHEAQFRFSWQPVAGGVNEADWVDAGSETYRAKSTTLIRFTKDISFPEPGEYAIRVERLNQIDNDTGDQNAGYVTAIRSVRDGNLPSHEGIAEIALRIKANDQLNGRIDSLNAVVQQLAPELDGNLQWTEPRPVRHPAWIYAQALRGPHLRRPVTDDRIDLAALYAWAAEEPHWTCDYVVDTATQLADVLDIICAAGRARRTLADLHYSVVRDGAAGPVRQVFTPRNSWDYRAKLTFPREIHGFRCMVRSERLEWQEDEVLVLMDGFTRDTATELETLQLPGTVVTADDEDEGNTYRLGRYHLAAALHRPETHSFKADWESIHIQQGDKIRLVHDVPLIGVGEARVKALTVENGLVTSITLDDVFDFDQASFRMVVRNVTAGIHAFAVASPVDPHARIWTPTVGVIEGDIAVGDLVAIEETEQSSADMLVMAVRPEQDETALIEVVDAAPHVLDAATTEIPPYDPVITIPRPAASDLPPAPVITAAYSNSLTQLTLPDLSVRPRIAVQLAPIASRADLEGVTLQLRWREADEDETGWTYSEAVPAGEYSMLTGALDEGVSYLVEVRTYGQAGKTRGWVAAPAEITATTAAPAPPAIVVSAVPASIADDSGTARRPAIRLSWVAPTNRTVRVTWQLRVAATGEVIHQGRFAEASETPITLSDGLLPGVDYEIRASFVTGAPDLRNWSDWLPVTAPDLRLTAGDIADELRERIDTAFDRHDEVLGDATGTVGALRDSILASFAGVPSFEALDVYLQQTPLITAIETALGPLSAPVSLSAQIDMERDRLDLVLPRIYDMEDSTDDIWQRLIDLREGLFATETMIRDAGVYVSPEDGTVRIVAVEHLEGRYSDVQINLDAVEAELSARATVAYVNQTVANAVLDPTQIPLIDDLSARISTAEITLDAVEGTITTLADTLTVEGELVTMTTVTQTLDSLQGQISDRVTYTEFNTTEARLTAAEQTISSFPDEAAITSAVEASRVLSDDLDDALQRSIIETWERFSGDDAIRVADAQGRADLRAYINERDEAIVEDVTQLRSAVGTSVAQIEQTLETRASDAEAAAEAITQLQVDLTATGGTVAAQADALDDLTTRVSETEGGLEAEAERQTVLTASVRDIGDDQEDLAELGIVELWERHRGQEDLRAGIAVAGEQMRSWVEEGLEAEASQRLVLGAALADAEASIVEERTARATHDEALAQDIAQLTADLSDAEAGVAGNAAAITEVSTRVTNAEGTITAQASEINNLEATLSVASGAISANGAAISGIDTRVTSVEGSITSQSNEITQLQSGLAAAEGNIAANGDALSGLTTRVTSAEGTITSQGQAITALENDLTSAEGTISSTASALSTLDSRVTNAEGTITSQASDIVTLQSGLSAAEDDIAGNGAAIAGVDTRVTSAEGAITSQGQAITSLENDLTTAEGNIAATATGLSNLSTRVTDAEGEISSISQSLITLQADVSDVANGVDANGFALASLDTRVTNAEGTITSQASEITQLQSGLTAAQSNLTGQASAISNLDSRVTNAEGTITSQASEITQLQSDLSSAEMGVAGNASAIAGIDTRVKDTETGLTAQASSLSGLEASVGSVEARVTTIEGAYVTSAEAVTAVEQEISASFGSLTAMASATAFANAQAGGIEAGYVWRLNDQNVMEMVSVADGTTGATVTYRLAADYVQITGLTQIDQAVINSLAVDNGFITNLTVDTLNIASGAINVGHLDTGSFSASGLAVFGGGLESDDFVSGVSGWRITTAGDAEFNSLITRDSIVDGAVSNGARARLYADGAQVSDETIIWEELGIGEYAPEILYTLMLRADLRYATASGEVGGEKNTYLKTQVRTDGVTWHTLLNWDAESSWQRRSLFDPIQLLDETDMLQAGTLDMRLLLQTEDNAEPVQNNIRNLLIDVRAIVR